The following are encoded in a window of Rosa chinensis cultivar Old Blush chromosome 4, RchiOBHm-V2, whole genome shotgun sequence genomic DNA:
- the LOC112198603 gene encoding pentatricopeptide repeat-containing protein At3g22690: MGGDDSKGQSSKVNDVQKVEVSVRSSDGGSFGDCGSSHQGDGRSGVSEGQGLEEDVFNGNSLIQFYAECGDLDYAWKVFDEMLERNTVLGTSLICGYGWRDMTKEAFFLFFEMGLDSEAVLVMGEMLQQGLRPDKVMCHISFCQLSDSLSGKCSHGYVLRNGLEGWDTICNAMIDMYKKCSQPEMACIIFDNMSNKTTEGIKGDTVTMVEVASACGYLGAIDLAKWTHAYIGKDKINCDMRLGTSLVDMFARCGNPQSAIKVFDNMARRDVSAWTAAIGAMAMQGNGERALELFDNMHKQGVKPDEVVFVAVLTACSHAGGLEEAVDLVKSMPMEPNDVIWGTLLAACQTHKNVKMAAYAAEQVSKLTTQRAGIHVLVSNIYASAGKWADIAKVRLQLKEAGMQKVPGCSSVEVNGVIHELPSVVILIHTQRRATLH, translated from the exons ATGGGAGGTGATGACAGTAAAGGTCAGAGTTCCAAGGTCAATGATGTCCAGAAGGTTGAGGTGTCTGTGCGAAGTTCAGATGGAGGTTCTTTTGGGGattgtg gatcttctcaccaagGAGATGGTCgatcgggggtatctgaggggcag GGTTTGGAGGAAGATGTGTTTAATGGGAATTCTTTGATTCAGTTCTATGCAGAATGTGGGGACTTGGATTATGCCTggaaggtgtttgatgaaatgcttgAGAGGAATACTGTGTTGGGGACTAGTCTGATTTGCGGTTATGGTTGGAGGGATATGACAAAGGAagcttttttcttgtttttcgaGATG GGACTTGATAGTGAAGCAGTTTTGGTCATGGGTGAAATGCTACAACAGGGCTTAAGACCCGACAAGGTTATGTGCCATATCAGCTTTTGCCAACTAAGTGATTCTCTCTCTGGAAAGTGTTCCCATGGTTATGTTCTAAGGAATGGGCTAGAAGGTTGGGATACGATTTGCAATGCCATGATTGACATGTACAAGAAGTGCAGCCAACCAGAAATGGCCTGCATAATTTTTGACAATATGTCGAATAAGACT ACCGAGGGAATAAAAGGAGATACGGTGACCATGGTGGAGGTTGCATCTGCCTGCGGATATCTAGGAGCTATTGATCTTGCAAAGTGGACTCATGCTTATATTGGAAAAGATAAAATTAACTGTGACATGCGGCTCGGGACATCTTTAGTTGACATGTTTGCTAGATGTGGCAACCCTCAAAGTGCAATAAAGGTGTTCGATAACATGGCAAGAAGAGATGTTTCTGCTTGGACAGCAGCCATTGGAGCAATGGCCATGCAAGGAAATGGGGAGCGAGCTCTAGAGCTTTTCGATAACATGCATAAGCAAGGGGTGAAACCAGATGAAGTAGTCTTTGTGGCAGTACTAACAGCATGCAGCCATGCTG GGGGCTTGGAAGAAGCTGTTGATCTGGTAAAGAGCATGCCAATGGAACCTAATGATGTCATTTGGGGCACTCTCTTGGCTGCTTGTCAAACCCACAAAAACGTCAAAATGGCAGCATATGCAGCTGAACAGGTATCTAAATTGACTACTCAGAGGGCTGGTATTCATGTGCTTGTCTCCAACATATATGCATCAGCTGGGAAATGGGCAGATATTGCAAAAGTGAGGCTACAACTAAAAGAGGCAGGGATGCAGAAGGTACCTGGATGCAGTTCCGTTGAAGTTAATGGAGTGATTCATGAGTTACCTTCG